From Triticum aestivum cultivar Chinese Spring chromosome 4A, IWGSC CS RefSeq v2.1, whole genome shotgun sequence, a single genomic window includes:
- the LOC123085373 gene encoding protein ENDOPLASMIC RETICULUM-ARRESTED PEN3 isoform X2, translated as METSAAGAGRPGGGGKSGTAKQLNVGGKLFALEASSLSLSLSLDPSPTPTFVDRDPALLSGILSAIRAPSSPPAFSARVLLDEALFYGLHAQLLAALSPPPLLGFSASLASTLSPASEPFPTALAAHHDGSLCLAHGAGQLTYYSPALDRLTTFRTHLHRATSIRLLPSSLAVVGSSSSPGLHVYDLLEGWHVASVEWSDPTDLRVLKAKVIAIAARPPADAADTNSPILATFECPHRENCILAIDPVTLKPIQEIGRQSGSAAKSSSPDRLVHLQELGLVFASSVSSGAFGYSGYMRLWDIRSGNVVWETSEPGGSGRSSRFGDPFSDADVDVKQLMLYKDQRGVEGVMAVSCIATSPRCLSAGRMDWRFGPDWKNNEMTHATCRSNREQRRHLTEKELMKIVSEAAMWIRKRILSVE; from the exons ATGGAGACCAgcgccgccggcgccggccggCCAGGCGGAGGAGGCAAGAGCGGCACGGCGAAGCAGCTAAACGTGGGAGGCAAACTCTTCGCCCTGGAGGcaagctccctctccctctccctgtccCTCGATCCATCCCCAACCCCAACTTTCGTGGACCGCGACCCCGCGCTCCTCTCCGGGATCCTCTCCGCCATCCGCGccccctcctccccgccggccttcTCCGCCCGGGTCCTCCTCGACGAGGCCCTCTTCTACGGCCTCCACGCCCAGCTCCTCGCCGCGCTCTCCCCTCCGCCCCTCCTCGGCTTCTCCGCGTCCCTCGCGTCCACCCTGTCCCCCGCCTCCGAACCCTTCCCCACCGCCCTCGCCGCGCACCACGACGGCTCCCTCTGCCTCGCCCACGGCGCCGGCCAGCTCACCTACTACTCCCCGGCGCTGGACCGTCTCACCACCTTCCGCACCCACCTCCACCGCGCCACCTCCATCAGGCTGCTGCCCTCCAGCCTCGCCGTTGTCGGGTCCAGCTCCTCCCCGGGGCTCCATGTGTACGACCTCCTCGAAGGCTGGCACGTCGCCTCCGTCGAATGGTCAGACCCGACCGACCTACGCGTCCTCAAAGCGAAGGTCATCGCCATCGCCGCCCGTCCTCCCGCTGATGCCGCTGACACAAATTCACCGATCCTCGCTACATTCGAGTGCCCACACCGGGAGAACTGCATCCTGGCGATTGACCCTGTAACTCTGAAGCCCATACAGGAGATTGGCCGGCAAAGTGGGAGTGCGGCTAAGTCGTCTTCGCCGGATCGACTAGTGCACCTGCAGGAACTTGGGCTGGTGTTTGCTTCATCTGTGAGCTCGGGCGCATTTGGCTATTCTGGGTACATGAGGCTGTGGGACATTCGATCTGGGAATGTGGTCTGGGAGACAAGCGAGCCAGGGGGATCCGGAAGAAGCAGCAGGTTTGGAGATCCATTTTCAGATGCAGATGTGGACGTGAAGCAGCTGATGCTCTACAAG GACCAAAGGGGAGTGGAGGGGGTCATGGCAGTGTCCTGCATTGCTACAAGTCCCAGGTGTTTGTCAGCCGGAAGGATGGATTGGAGGTTTGGTCCAGACTGGAAGAACAACGAGATGACACATGCAACTTGTCGGAGCAACCGGGAGCAAAGGAGACACTTGACAGAAAAGGAATTAATGAAAATAGTTTCAGAAGCAGCTATGTGGATACGGAAGAGGATTCTAAGCGTGGAATGA
- the LOC123085373 gene encoding protein ENDOPLASMIC RETICULUM-ARRESTED PEN3 isoform X1: METSAAGAGRPGGGGKSGTAKQLNVGGKLFALEASSLSLSLSLDPSPTPTFVDRDPALLSGILSAIRAPSSPPAFSARVLLDEALFYGLHAQLLAALSPPPLLGFSASLASTLSPASEPFPTALAAHHDGSLCLAHGAGQLTYYSPALDRLTTFRTHLHRATSIRLLPSSLAVVGSSSSPGLHVYDLLEGWHVASVEWSDPTDLRVLKAKVIAIAARPPADAADTNSPILATFECPHRENCILAIDPVTLKPIQEIGRQSGSAAKSSSPDRLVHLQELGLVFASSVSSGAFGYSGYMRLWDIRSGNVVWETSEPGGSGRSSRFGDPFSDADVDVKQLMLYKVCSKSGDIGVADLRRLDNDPWVYMSSGPKGSGGGHGSVLHCYKSQVFVSRKDGLEVWSRLEEQRDDTCNLSEQPGAKETLDRKGINENSFRSSYVDTEEDSKRGMIEMMEGGGDRLFVTREDTPVVEVWESSRLAGAISLA, encoded by the coding sequence ATGGAGACCAgcgccgccggcgccggccggCCAGGCGGAGGAGGCAAGAGCGGCACGGCGAAGCAGCTAAACGTGGGAGGCAAACTCTTCGCCCTGGAGGcaagctccctctccctctccctgtccCTCGATCCATCCCCAACCCCAACTTTCGTGGACCGCGACCCCGCGCTCCTCTCCGGGATCCTCTCCGCCATCCGCGccccctcctccccgccggccttcTCCGCCCGGGTCCTCCTCGACGAGGCCCTCTTCTACGGCCTCCACGCCCAGCTCCTCGCCGCGCTCTCCCCTCCGCCCCTCCTCGGCTTCTCCGCGTCCCTCGCGTCCACCCTGTCCCCCGCCTCCGAACCCTTCCCCACCGCCCTCGCCGCGCACCACGACGGCTCCCTCTGCCTCGCCCACGGCGCCGGCCAGCTCACCTACTACTCCCCGGCGCTGGACCGTCTCACCACCTTCCGCACCCACCTCCACCGCGCCACCTCCATCAGGCTGCTGCCCTCCAGCCTCGCCGTTGTCGGGTCCAGCTCCTCCCCGGGGCTCCATGTGTACGACCTCCTCGAAGGCTGGCACGTCGCCTCCGTCGAATGGTCAGACCCGACCGACCTACGCGTCCTCAAAGCGAAGGTCATCGCCATCGCCGCCCGTCCTCCCGCTGATGCCGCTGACACAAATTCACCGATCCTCGCTACATTCGAGTGCCCACACCGGGAGAACTGCATCCTGGCGATTGACCCTGTAACTCTGAAGCCCATACAGGAGATTGGCCGGCAAAGTGGGAGTGCGGCTAAGTCGTCTTCGCCGGATCGACTAGTGCACCTGCAGGAACTTGGGCTGGTGTTTGCTTCATCTGTGAGCTCGGGCGCATTTGGCTATTCTGGGTACATGAGGCTGTGGGACATTCGATCTGGGAATGTGGTCTGGGAGACAAGCGAGCCAGGGGGATCCGGAAGAAGCAGCAGGTTTGGAGATCCATTTTCAGATGCAGATGTGGACGTGAAGCAGCTGATGCTCTACAAGGTATGCTCAAAATCAGGAGATATTGGGGTTGCAGACCTGAGGCGCCTCGATAACGACCCTTGGGTGTACATGTCATCAGGACCAAAGGGGAGTGGAGGGGGTCATGGCAGTGTCCTGCATTGCTACAAGTCCCAGGTGTTTGTCAGCCGGAAGGATGGATTGGAGGTTTGGTCCAGACTGGAAGAACAACGAGATGACACATGCAACTTGTCGGAGCAACCGGGAGCAAAGGAGACACTTGACAGAAAAGGAATTAATGAAAATAGTTTCAGAAGCAGCTATGTGGATACGGAAGAGGATTCTAAGCGTGGAATGATAGAGATGATGGAAGGCGGCGGAGACCGCTTATTTGTGACCAGAGAAGACACGCCAGTTGTGGAAGTGTGGGAGAGTTCCCGCCTAGCAGGTGCTATCTCTCTGGCATAG